The Streptomyces uncialis genomic interval CCCGGATTGATCGCCCCGCCATTCACCACAGACCCCCGTGCCCGTGCCGGTCAGTACCGCGTGCCGCTCCGCAGTGGGCTCGCTACCCGGTACCGGCCTGGTAGGCGGCCGGGTGGCCGGGGGGCGGGCCCTGGCCCGGGAGGTCGATCTTGGGTTCCTTGACGGCCTCGCGCTGGGCGTTGGCCGCCTGCTCCAGGTCGCCGGTGAGATAGGCGTTGGTCGCGTTGGCGGCGCCGTTCAGGGAGGCGGAGGCGCGGGCGCCGATCTTCTGGAGGCGCTCGGTGTGCGCCGTCATGAACTGGCTGAGGGCGACCGCGACCAGACCCTGGCCCTCGCTCTCGCCGCCACCCCCGCCCATGCTGAGGGTGCCGGCCGCCTTCGCCGCGGCCGGTACCGCGGTCTGGAGGGTCGTGCCCGCCTTGCCGAGCCCTTCGGCGGCCGTACCCGTCTTCTCCAGTACGCCCTTGACCCCGGTCGGAGAGATGTCCCATCCGGTCATGAATCAGCCCCCGTCCAGCCGTGTGTCAGCCGATGGCGTCGACCGCGGCCTTGGCCTTGGCCAGTGTCGACTGCGCGGTGCCGTCGTTCTGTTCCAGCGTGCCGCGGACGAGGCGGATGATCTCCCGCACCTCGTTGGCCGCCTTGTTCCAGCGGACTTCCTTGCCGTGGTACTCGTCGGAGACCCCGTCGGCCTGGAACTCGGCCATGGCGGCCTTGACCGCGGTGTCCCGGTCGCCCAGGACCCGCTCCAGCTGCGCGATGATCCCCTGCAAGCCGCCCTGGACCTCGGAGGACGCCCCCGTGTCGTAGGACCGGCGGTCGAGATTCTGTCCCATCGTCAACTCCTGCTGGGTCAGCGCGCGCCGAAGCGGGCGGCGTCGAAGTTCGCGGAGCCCATGTTCTGCTGGGCGTTGCTCTCCTGCTCCTGGTCACCTGTGCCGAACGCGGTCTCCATACCGCCCTGGCCGCCGAGGATCGCCCCGAGCGAGCCGTTCAGCGCGGCGGTGATCTCGTCCGCGCGGGCCTTGAACGAGTCGAAGGCCGCCTTGCCCGCGCCGTTGAACTTGCCTTCCAGCGGGTCGGCCGCCGCGATGAGCTGCCGGATCAGCGTCCCCAGGTCGTCACTCGACCCTGTCGTGGACTTGCCGAGGTCGCCCAGCGTCGTACTACCCATGTCGAACTTCACGCACCCACCCCCGAACAGTCGTGTGCGGCACCGCCGCACAGCCGCGTCACTGCCTTGCCGTGACTGCCCTGATGCCTTCGTCCCGCCTTTGTACGCGATCCGGACGCCCGCTGTCGCGGGGCTTTTCCGCCCTCGCTCGGCCACGTCGGAGTCCGCGTCGCCCGGTTGCGCCCAGGGACAGCCGTTACGAGGAAGAACGCGTTTCGGCCGCGTCCGGTTCCCCCAGCCGTCCGCTCGCGGCCCACCACCCCCGGCTTGTCCGGATCGCATCGGCCGACGGCCGGAACCCATCAGCCTCTTCCGCGTCGGCGGGCCCGCCCACCCGTCACGCACAGCCCACGCGCGCGGGAAGGCCCCGGCCGGAATGAGTCCGGTCGGGGCCTCGGCCGCGCGCGTGGGAGGGTCGACAAGCCGTGCGCTGGGGGGAGTCATCTCGCCAGGGCGGACACCGCGGACGCGTCGTACGGCCTCATCCGTCACCCGCGCGCGTGGGCACGTCAGTTAGTTGGTGGTGTAGATGTACTTCCAGGTGCTGACGGTGCCGGCGTTCACGGAGTCGCCATAGGCGCCGTCCACGTACACGCTGCGCACCCGCAGCTTGTAGCCCGCCTGTCCGGGCTTGCCCATGTCCAGGGTCGACCTGCCCGACGTGCCGAGGGCGAAGTACTCAGGGCCGGCCGAGTTCCAGCGACCGTCGAACCAGACCTGCACGTCGAACCGGTACTTGCGGTTCTTGTTGTAGGTCATCGCCGTGTGGAACAGCGGCGACTTGTTCTTGCGGACGTAGTGGTACGTCCTGCCACTGAGGGAACCGGTCCGGTAGTGCTGGGTGATCCAGGTGCTCAGCTTGACCTTGGTGCCCACCCGGCTCGTCACGGTGCGGGCGGACGTCCGTGTGTCACCGTCGAAGACGGCGGAGACGGTGGTGTCCCGCTTGAGGGTGACGGTCGCGGAGAGGTTGCCACGGGAGTTGACCTTGGCGGTCCGCAGATGGATCTTGCCCCGCCCGTCGCCGGCGGCGTCGTAGTACAGCTTGACCGTACGGTTCTTGTACGTCTTGCCGAGGTTCGCGGTGAAGGCGACCTTGCTGTTGTACGCGTACACCTTGCCCGCGCGGTCGAGCTTCAGGGCGGGTTTGGCGCGGGAGACGGACACCGTGTCGGACTTGCTGACCGCGGCGCGGTCGGCGTCACCCTTGTACGCGACGGTGTACTTCACCTTGCCGCCCGACGGCGGCGCGTTCTTGAAGCTGAACGCGCCCCGTGAGTCGGTCTTCGCCTTGCCGAGGTACTTGCCGCCCGGGGACTCGGCGTCGGTGCGGGTGACTGTCACCTCCGTCCCGGTGCGCAGCGGGAGCGTGGCCTTGAGCGTGCCCTTGAGGGTCAGGTCCTTGCCCCGGGTGGCGCTGGTGGGGACATCGACCGTGAGGACCGGCAGGGCGCGGTACGGGGCGTCCAGCACCCGCAGCGAGTACTTTCCGCCGTCGTTGTAGGAGATCGCGAAGAGCCGCTGCCCGCCCGGCTCCCAGACGAGGGAACGGTCGGCGAGCATGTCTGAGCCGCTGACGCGCGAGTCGGTCTCGGGGAAGTCGTACGAGCGCACCGGTGTGGGGGCGCCGGGCCGGTAGACGAACACGTCCGCGGCGTACGAGTCGGAGTGGCCCGCGGCGAAGCTGCCGTCGGCGGCCACCGCGACCGCGTTGGGGTGCCAGGAACCGGTCCGGTAGTCGGGCAGGTCCGCGAGGGTGGACGCGTCCCAGACGTCGTGGGTGTAGCCCGGGTGGGCGGTGATGAGCTTCTTGCCGTCGGCGGTGAAGGTGAGGTCCCGGGTGTCGCCGGAGACCACGGAGCCGCCCGCGTACGCGGTGCGGTTCGCGGTCGGTCCGGACACGTCGTAGAGGGCGAGCGCGCTGCCGTAGTACTCCGTCGCGCCCGCGGCCAGCTTCCCCGGTTCGGCGGGGGACGCCTCCAGCCGCGGTGCGGCGCGCCAGCCGCTCCCGGTGTCCTGGTCGAGCGTGACCGTGGGTTCGTCGCCGGTCGTTTCGAGCGAGCCGAGGCCGCCCTTGCCCTGGCCGCCGTACCCGAACCACAGCTTTCCGCCGGCGAGGGCGATGTACTGCGGGGCGGTGCCGTCACCGGTCCCGTACCGCGCGGTACGGGTGACGCCGGCGGTCTCCAGCGAGACGATCGAGTTGTCGCCCGGGACCGCCGCGTAGAGCTGGGTGGAGTCGGCCGAGAGCGCGAGTCCGCGCACCCCGGGCAGCCCGGCGACGGTGGCGAGGGTCCGTCCGGTGTAGTCCAGCGCGACGATCTTGCCGCTGTACGGATCGCTGACGAAGATCTTCTTGCCGACACCGTCGATCACGACGTCACCGACGTTGGAGACCGGGATGATCCTGCTGCTGTCCGCCACGGCGGAACCGGCCCCGACCACGCCGAGCGCGGCGGAGCCTATGAGCACCGCGAGCGCGGTCGCGGTGGAAAGGGTGCGCGTACGCACGTGATTCGTACCCCCACGGAGAAAGACGGCCGGACACCCTCCGGCCAGGGCCATACCCCCTGCTCCAGCGGTCCGCGCGACGCCCGCGGCCGTGTCCGGCCCGGGGCGCGGTCCCGCCGCTGGACGCAGGGTATGTCATGGGTACGACACTTTGGTGAGTGCGTCTGGCATATGCGTAGGTTGGGTTCCGGACGCCGTTCCGGTCACCGGGGGGGTGCTGTTCCGGTCACCCGGGCGGGTTGCTGTTCCGGTCGCCGGGCCGGTCATCGCGCCGGCCGCCGTTCCGGTTGCTTTTCCGGTCCCCCGGGCCGACCGCTGTTGCCGTCCCGGTTGCCGTTGCCGTCCCGGTCGTTGTTCCGGTCGCGGGCCGTGAACAGGTGCCCGAGATACTTGGCCGCGACCCCATCCAAGGACCGCCCCCGCTCCGAATCATCAGGAACACCCCGTCTGCCCTGGGAGGAGCGACCGCGTGAGAGAAGCCGTGCACATCGGCAGGAAACCGGCGCCGGGACCGGATCTCGAAGAGCTGATCGGCCTGGTCGTCCGTGGCGACCAGGAGGCGTTCGCACGGCTCTACGACATCACGGCCGGTCCGGTGCTGGGGGTGGCGCGGGCCGTGCTGCGTGACCCGGCGCAGTCCGAGGAGGTCGCCCAGGAGGTCCTCACCGAGGTGTGGCGGACCGCCGCGCGCTACCGGCGGGACCGGGGCCAGGTCATGAACTGGGTCCTGACGCTCGCCCACCGGCGGGCGGTGGACCGGGTCCGCTCGGTGGAGGCGTCCGCCGCCCGCGACGACAAGGCCGCGCGGCTGGACCACACGCCCGAGTACGACCAGGTGGAGGAGGAGGTGCAGACCCGGCTGGAACGGGAGCAGGTCCGGCGGTGTCTGCGGACCCTCACCGAGGTCCAGCGCGAGTCGGTGACGCTGGCCTATTACCGCGGGCTGACGCACCGCGAGATCTCCGACGTGCTGACGACCCCGCTCGGCACGGTCAAGACCCGTCTGCGGGACGGCCTGATCCGGCTGCGCGACTGCCTGGGAGTGAGCGCATGACACCGACCGATGTGCATCTGCTCTCGGGCGCGTACGCGCTGGACGCGCTGGACGAGGACGAACGGGCGGGCTTCGAGAACCATCTCGCGCACTGCCCGGCCTGCGCCGAGGAGACCCGGGAACTCGCCGCCACGGCGGGCAGACTGGGGCTCGCCGCCACCGTCACCCCGCCGCCCGCGCTGAAGCGTCGGGTACTGCGGGAGATCACCACGATCCGGCAGGAGGCCCCGCGCCCCGGACACGCTTCCGGCGGCGGGTCCCCGGTCGGCGGCTCCCAGGCCCAGGGCTTCCCCGGGCGTGGTTACGCGGGGCGTGGCTCCTCGGGGCGCGGTTTCGCGGGCCGGTGGCTCCCGGCCCGGTGGGGCGGGGGCGGGGCGGACGGTTCTTCCCCGGGGCAGCGCTCCGCGCGAGGCGGGTCCCGGTGGGTGCTCGCCGTGTGCCTGGCCGTCGCGGCGGGACTGGGAGGGACGACCGTATGGCAGCACCAGGAGGCCGAACGCGCTCGTGACCAGGCCAGATCAGAGAGCGGCAGGCTGGAGCGGCTGACCGGGGTGCTCACCGCGCCGGACGCCCGCACCCGCAGCGCCGTTTTCCCGGACGGCGCGCGCGGCACGGTGGTCGCCTCCCGCGCCCGGGACGAGGCCGTGTTCATCGGCGCCGGGATGCCGCGTCCCCCGGCGGGCAAGGTCTACCAGCTCTGGTACGACGACGGCGGAACGATGCGCTCCGCCGGGCTGATGGAACCCGCGCGCGGTGACCAGGCCGTTCT includes:
- a CDS encoding DUF6507 family protein, which produces MTGWDISPTGVKGVLEKTGTAAEGLGKAGTTLQTAVPAAAKAAGTLSMGGGGGESEGQGLVAVALSQFMTAHTERLQKIGARASASLNGAANATNAYLTGDLEQAANAQREAVKEPKIDLPGQGPPPGHPAAYQAGTG
- a CDS encoding pore-forming ESAT-6 family protein produces the protein MGQNLDRRSYDTGASSEVQGGLQGIIAQLERVLGDRDTAVKAAMAEFQADGVSDEYHGKEVRWNKAANEVREIIRLVRGTLEQNDGTAQSTLAKAKAAVDAIG
- a CDS encoding Ig-like domain repeat protein, with protein sequence MRTRTLSTATALAVLIGSAALGVVGAGSAVADSSRIIPVSNVGDVVIDGVGKKIFVSDPYSGKIVALDYTGRTLATVAGLPGVRGLALSADSTQLYAAVPGDNSIVSLETAGVTRTARYGTGDGTAPQYIALAGGKLWFGYGGQGKGGLGSLETTGDEPTVTLDQDTGSGWRAAPRLEASPAEPGKLAAGATEYYGSALALYDVSGPTANRTAYAGGSVVSGDTRDLTFTADGKKLITAHPGYTHDVWDASTLADLPDYRTGSWHPNAVAVAADGSFAAGHSDSYAADVFVYRPGAPTPVRSYDFPETDSRVSGSDMLADRSLVWEPGGQRLFAISYNDGGKYSLRVLDAPYRALPVLTVDVPTSATRGKDLTLKGTLKATLPLRTGTEVTVTRTDAESPGGKYLGKAKTDSRGAFSFKNAPPSGGKVKYTVAYKGDADRAAVSKSDTVSVSRAKPALKLDRAGKVYAYNSKVAFTANLGKTYKNRTVKLYYDAAGDGRGKIHLRTAKVNSRGNLSATVTLKRDTTVSAVFDGDTRTSARTVTSRVGTKVKLSTWITQHYRTGSLSGRTYHYVRKNKSPLFHTAMTYNKNRKYRFDVQVWFDGRWNSAGPEYFALGTSGRSTLDMGKPGQAGYKLRVRSVYVDGAYGDSVNAGTVSTWKYIYTTN
- a CDS encoding sigma-70 family RNA polymerase sigma factor encodes the protein MREAVHIGRKPAPGPDLEELIGLVVRGDQEAFARLYDITAGPVLGVARAVLRDPAQSEEVAQEVLTEVWRTAARYRRDRGQVMNWVLTLAHRRAVDRVRSVEASAARDDKAARLDHTPEYDQVEEEVQTRLEREQVRRCLRTLTEVQRESVTLAYYRGLTHREISDVLTTPLGTVKTRLRDGLIRLRDCLGVSA
- a CDS encoding anti-sigma factor, giving the protein MTPTDVHLLSGAYALDALDEDERAGFENHLAHCPACAEETRELAATAGRLGLAATVTPPPALKRRVLREITTIRQEAPRPGHASGGGSPVGGSQAQGFPGRGYAGRGSSGRGFAGRWLPARWGGGGADGSSPGQRSARGGSRWVLAVCLAVAAGLGGTTVWQHQEAERARDQARSESGRLERLTGVLTAPDARTRSAVFPDGARGTVVASRARDEAVFIGAGMPRPPAGKVYQLWYDDGGTMRSAGLMEPARGDQAVLLDGPLGGASGVGITVEPAGGSPGPTSDPVGLVSFGA